TTTTATCGAAAAAGCTCGAGAAATGCTTGAAAGCATCAAAGAGCGCCCCTATTTAAATGGAATTATTGTTAATGAATCCGTATTATTTGAAAGTGCTTTTAAAGGCATTATTGAATTTAGCAAAAAAAACGACATCGACTTAATTATTATGGGTTCACGAGGATTATCCGGATTTGAAGAAATTTTAATTGGTTCTAATACAGAAAAAGTAGTTCGACATTCTGAAATTCCTGTCTTAGTAATTAAAAAAGACACCGTTGAATTTAAAGCTGAAAATATTGTTTTCGCATCTGATTTTTCAAAAGAAGCTAAAAAACCTTTCAAAAAACTACTTAAGTTTGCTCAAATTTTTGATTCAACCTTAAACTTAGTAATGATTTGCACACCAAGCAGTTTTAAAACAACACTAGTTGCCGAAAAATTCATAAGTGATTTTGCCGCTAACTTTGATTTAAAAAAATTCACCTCACATATTTATAATGATGCTAATATCGAAAAGGGAGTTATTAATTTTTCAAATAGCATAAATGCAGACTTAATCGTTATGTGCACGCACAATAGAACTGCACTTTCTCATTTTTTCAACGGAAGTATTAGCGAAGATTTAGTTAATCACTCCAATAAACCTGTAATTGCTTTTAAAGTAAAAAACAAATAAATTTCTATTCCTTTTAAGTTATAATTAAAAAGGGTTTTATGAAAATTCATAAAACCCTTTTTAATATCATTTATTGAATCAAATCCAATTGTGTTATTTCAAGTAATAGTTACGCTGCTCTAAACAAGTTACAACTGTTCTTGAACCAATCCTATAATAGTATTCGCATCTAATTCACCAGATTGCCTCCAGATCATCTGCCCTTCTTTATAAATCATCAATGTAGGAAGTCCTTTAATCCTTAAAGCATCAGCTAATTCCTGATTTTTATCTACATCTATTTTTATCACTTTGGCTTTATCACCAAGAGCGGCAGCTACATCTCTAATTACAGGATGCATCGAAACAGATGACTCATTCCATTCTGTGTA
Above is a window of Flavobacterium sp. 123 DNA encoding:
- a CDS encoding co-chaperone YbbN, which produces MSKFGELINAQVPVLIDFYTEWNESSVSMHPVIRDVAAALGDKAKVIKIDVDKNQELADALRIKGLPTLMIYKEGQMIWRQSGELDANTIIGLVQEQL
- a CDS encoding universal stress protein, which gives rise to MKRILVPTDFSTYAENALKAAAQIAKKNNSELFLLHMLELPSQMSDTITEGNSIPEVMFFIEKAREMLESIKERPYLNGIIVNESVLFESAFKGIIEFSKKNDIDLIIMGSRGLSGFEEILIGSNTEKVVRHSEIPVLVIKKDTVEFKAENIVFASDFSKEAKKPFKKLLKFAQIFDSTLNLVMICTPSSFKTTLVAEKFISDFAANFDLKKFTSHIYNDANIEKGVINFSNSINADLIVMCTHNRTALSHFFNGSISEDLVNHSNKPVIAFKVKNK